In Erigeron canadensis isolate Cc75 chromosome 6, C_canadensis_v1, whole genome shotgun sequence, the following are encoded in one genomic region:
- the LOC122604800 gene encoding non-structural maintenance of chromosomes element 4 homolog A-like: protein MIDAKASPLANQTNRAFAAALVHVLNKKDAIGAANRKKFIEIIDEVDGMHHLVTKPRELVSDAEALRDLSHTLVSSIKVQSLGSVTPSVFVSSLVDAYAKKKRRIGTAQHVQILWKNIGLDVSPLLKIFRGSATTSGLTPLNRKQAEPVVLFQRKPPEKKEKLMKPIELGNIAEEMTETYMIIAQMFDILKNKKKVALENLVLNRTSFAQTVENLFVLSFLVKDGRVVIVVNKKGSHYVSPRNAPSSSRIMSKEVVQSHFVFSFAFGDWK, encoded by the exons ATGATTGATGCAAAGGCATCTCCACTGGCAAATCAAACAAACCGGGCTTTTGCTGCCGCACTGGTCCATGTACTGA ATAAAAAAGATGCTATAGGTGCTGCTAATAGGAAGAAATTTATCGAAATTATTGATGAAGTCGATGGAATGCATCATCTCG TCACGAAACCAAGAGAGCTAGTATCGGATGCAGAGGCATTACGGGACCTATCCCACACATTGGTGAGTTCCATTAAGGTGCAAAGCCTTGGAAGTGTTACTCCATCTGTATTTGTGTCAAGTCTAGTCGATGCATACGCcaagaagaagaggagaatAGGGACCGCACAACATGTCCAGATTCTCTGGAAAAATATCGGTCTTGATGTTTCTCCTCTTCTCAAGATCTTTAGGGGTTCCGCCACCAC GTCTGGACTTACCCCCTTGAATCGTAAACAGGCTGAACCAGTAGTTCTCTTTCAACGAAAACCTccagaaaagaaagagaagctAATGAAACCAatagag CTTGGCAATATCGCGGAGGAGATGACAGAAACATATATGATTATTGCACAGATGTTTGATATTcttaaaaacaagaaaaaagttGCTCTAGAGAACCTCGTTCTTAACAGGACCTCATTTGCGCAAACGGTggaaaacttgtttgttttgtCCTTCTTGGTGAAAGACGGCAGAGTTGTAATAGTCGTGAATAAGAAAGGCTCTCATTATGTTT CACCGAGGAACGCTCCTTCATCTAGCCGCATAATGTCGAAGGAGGTGGTGCAGTCTCATTTCGTCTTTAGTTTTGCCTTTGGAGACTGGAAG